From the genome of Saccopteryx bilineata isolate mSacBil1 chromosome 6, mSacBil1_pri_phased_curated, whole genome shotgun sequence, one region includes:
- the SPINT4 gene encoding kunitz-type protease inhibitor 4, translating into MKPAELRFLLGFFVFSLLTTALMGGVTKLTNQICGDMKDPCKLDMDAGSCYEIHFRFFYNKTSKRCQSFIFSGCNGNLNNYELKIECQVACEEAYRVPAHERLQG; encoded by the exons ATGAAGCCTGCTGAGCTGAGATTTCTTCTAGGGTTCTTCGTCTTCTCCTTGCTGACTACTGCATTAATGGGTGGTGTTACTAAACTTACTAACCAGATATGTGGAGATATGAAAG ATCCCTGCAAATTGGACATGGATGCTGGCAGCTGCTACGAAATCCACTTCAGATTTTTCTACAACAAAACCTCCAAACGGTGTCAGAGTTTTATCTTCTCTGGCTGTAATGGCAACCTTAACAACTACGAGCTTAAAATAGAATGTCAAGTAGCCTGCGAAGAAGCATACAGAGTACC